Proteins encoded within one genomic window of Pongo pygmaeus isolate AG05252 chromosome 18, NHGRI_mPonPyg2-v2.0_pri, whole genome shotgun sequence:
- the B3GNT9 gene encoding UDP-GlcNAc:betaGal beta-1,3-N-acetylglucosaminyltransferase 9, producing the protein MRRRLRLRRDASLTLLLGASLGLLLYAQRDSAAPTTSAPRARGRAAPRPTPGARAFQLPDAGAAPPAYEGETPAPPTPTGPFDFARYLRAKDQRRFPLLINQPHKCRGDGAPGGRPDLLIAVKSVAEDFERRQAVRQTWGAEGRVQGALVRRVFLLGVPRGAGSGGADEVGEGARTHWRALLRAESLAYADILLWAFDDTFFNLTLKEIHFLAWASAFCPDVRFVFKGDADVFVNVGNLLEFLAPRDPAQDLLAGDVIVQARPIRTRASKYYIPEAVYGLPAYPAYAGGGGFVLSGATLHRLAGACAQVELFPIDDVFLGMCLQRLRLTPEPHPAFRTFGIPQPSTAPHLSTFDPCFYRELVVVHGLSASDIWLMWRLLHGPHGPACAHPQPVAAGPFQWDS; encoded by the coding sequence ATGAGGAGGCGGCTGCGCCTACGCAGGGACGCGTCGCTCACGCTGCTCCTTGGCGCCTCCCTGGGCCTCCTACTCTATGCGCAGCGCGACAGCGCGGCCCCGACGACGAGCGCGCCGCGAGCGCGAGGGCGGGCGGCACCGAGGCCCACCCCCGGAGCCCGCGCGTTCCAGTTACCCGACGCGGGTGCAGCCCCGCCGGCCTACGAAGGGGAGACACCGGCGCCGCCCACGCCTACAGGACCCTTTGACTTCGCCCGCTATTTGCGCGCCAAGGACCAGCGGCGGTTTCCACTGCTCATTAACCAGCCGCACAAGTGCCGCGGCGACGGCGCACCCGGTGGCCGCCCGGACCTGCTTATTGCTGTCAAGTCGGTGGCAGAGGACTTCGAGCGGCGCCAAGCCGTGCGCCAGACGTGGGGCGCGGAGGGTCGCGTGCAGGGGGCGCTGGTGCGCCGCGTGTTCCTCCTGGGCGTGCCCAGGGGCGCAGGCTCGGGCGGGGCCGACGAAGTTGGGGAGGGCGCGCGAACCCACTGGCGTGCTCTGCTGCGGGCCGAGAGCCTTGCGTATGCGGACATCCTGCTCTGGGCCTTCGACGACACCTTTTTTAACCTAACGCTCAAGGAGATCCACTTTCTAGCCTGGGCCTCAGCTTTCTGCCCCGACGTGCGCTTCGTGTTTAAGGGCGACGCAGATGTGTTCGTGAACGTGGGGAATCTCCTGGAATTCCTGGCACCGCGGGATCCAGCGCAAGACCTGCTTGCTGGTGACGTAATTGTGCAGGCGCGGCCCATCCGCACGCGGGCTAGCAAGTACTACATCCCCGAGGCCGTGTACGGCCTCCCCGCCTATCCGGCCTACGCGGGCGGCGGTGGCTTTGTGCTTTCCGGGGCCACGCTGCACCGCCTGGCTGGCGCCTGTGCGCAGGTCGAGCTCTTCCCCATCGACGACGTCTTTCTGGGCATGTGTCTGCAGCGCCTGCGGCTCACGCCCGAGCCTCACCCTGCTTTCCGCACCTTTGGCATCCCCCAGCCTTCAACCGCGCCGCATCTGAGCACCTTCGACCCCTGCTTTTACCGCGAGCTGGTTGTAGTCCACGGGCTCTCGGCTTCTGACATCTGGCTTATGTGGCGCCTGCTGCACGGGCCGCACGGGCCAGCCTGTGCGCATCCACAGCCTGTCGCTGCAGGCCCCTTCCAATGGGACTCCTAG
- the TRADD gene encoding tumor necrosis factor receptor type 1-associated DEATH domain protein isoform X2: MAAGQNGHEEWVGSAYLFVESSLDKVVLSDAYAHPQQKVAVYRALQAALAESGGSPDVLQMLKIHRSDPQLIVQLRFCGRQPCGRFLRAYREGALRAALQRSLAAALAQRSVPLQLELRAGAERLDALLADEERCLSCILAQQPDRLRDEELAELEDALRNLKCGSGAQGGDGEVASAPLQPPVPSLLEVKPPPPPPAQTFLFQGQPVVNRPLSLQDQQTFARSVGLKWRKVGRSLQRGCRALRDPALDSLAYEYEREGLYEQAFQLLRRFVQAEGRRATLQRLVEALEENELTSLAEDLLGLTDPNGGLA, translated from the exons ATGGCAGCTGGGCAAAATGGGCACGAAGAGTGGGTGGGCAGTGCATACCTGTTTGTGGAGTCCTCGCTGGACAAGGTGGTCCTGTCGGATGCCTACGCGCACCCCCAGCAGAAGGTGGCAGTGTACAGGGCTCTGCAGGCTGCCTTGGCAG AGAGCGGCGGGAGCCCGGACGTGCTGCAGATGCTGAAGATCCACCGCAGCGACCCGCAGCTGATCGTGCAGCTGCGATTCTGCGGGCGGCAGCCCTGTGGCCGTTTCCTCCGCGCCTACCGCGAGGGGGCGCTGCGCGCCGCGCTGCAGAGGAGCCTGGCGGCCGCGCTCGCCCAGCGCTCGGTGCCGCTGCAACTGGAGCTGCGCGCCGGCGCCGAGCGGCTGGACGCTTTGCTGGCGGACGAGGAGCGCTGTTTGAGTTGCATCCTAGCCCAGCAG cCCGACCGGCTCCGGGATGAAGAACTGGCTGAGCTGGAGGATGCGCTGCGAAATCTGAAGTGCGGCTCAGGGGCCCAGGGTGGCGACGGGGAGGTCGCTTCGGCCCCCTTGCAGCCCCCGGTGCCCTCTCTGTTGGAGGTgaagccgccgccgccgccacctgCCCAGACTTTTCTGTTCCAGGGTCAGCCTGTAG TGAACCGGCCGCTGAGCCTGCAGGACCAACAAACGTTCGCGCGCTCCGTGGGCCTCAAATGGCGCAAGGTGGGGCGCTCACTGCAGCGAGGCTGCCGGGCGCTGCGGGACCCGGCGCTGGACTCGCTGGCCTACGAGTACGAGCGCGAGGGACTGTACGAGCAGGCCTTCCAGCTGCTGCGGCGCTTCGTGCAGGCCGAGGGCCGCCGCGCCACGCTGCAGCGCCTGGTGGAGGCACTCGAGGAGAACGAGCTCACCAGCCTGGCAGAGGACTTGCTGGGCCTGACCGATCCCAATGGCGGCCTGGCCTAG
- the TRADD gene encoding tumor necrosis factor receptor type 1-associated DEATH domain protein isoform X1, protein MLKIHRSDPQLIVQLRFCGRQPCGRFLRAYREGALRAALQRSLAAALAQRSVPLQLELRAGAERLDALLADEERCLSCILAQQPDRLRDEELAELEDALRNLKCGSGAQGGDGEVASAPLQPPVPSLLEVKPPPPPPAQTFLFQGQPVVNRPLSLQDQQTFARSVGLKWRKVGRSLQRGCRALRDPALDSLAYEYEREGLYEQAFQLLRRFVQAEGRRATLQRLVEALEENELTSLAEDLLGLTDPNGGLA, encoded by the exons ATGCTGAAGATCCACCGCAGCGACCCGCAGCTGATCGTGCAGCTGCGATTCTGCGGGCGGCAGCCCTGTGGCCGTTTCCTCCGCGCCTACCGCGAGGGGGCGCTGCGCGCCGCGCTGCAGAGGAGCCTGGCGGCCGCGCTCGCCCAGCGCTCGGTGCCGCTGCAACTGGAGCTGCGCGCCGGCGCCGAGCGGCTGGACGCTTTGCTGGCGGACGAGGAGCGCTGTTTGAGTTGCATCCTAGCCCAGCAG cCCGACCGGCTCCGGGATGAAGAACTGGCTGAGCTGGAGGATGCGCTGCGAAATCTGAAGTGCGGCTCAGGGGCCCAGGGTGGCGACGGGGAGGTCGCTTCGGCCCCCTTGCAGCCCCCGGTGCCCTCTCTGTTGGAGGTgaagccgccgccgccgccacctgCCCAGACTTTTCTGTTCCAGGGTCAGCCTGTAG TGAACCGGCCGCTGAGCCTGCAGGACCAACAAACGTTCGCGCGCTCCGTGGGCCTCAAATGGCGCAAGGTGGGGCGCTCACTGCAGCGAGGCTGCCGGGCGCTGCGGGACCCGGCGCTGGACTCGCTGGCCTACGAGTACGAGCGCGAGGGACTGTACGAGCAGGCCTTCCAGCTGCTGCGGCGCTTCGTGCAGGCCGAGGGCCGCCGCGCCACGCTGCAGCGCCTGGTGGAGGCACTCGAGGAGAACGAGCTCACCAGCCTGGCAGAGGACTTGCTGGGCCTGACCGATCCCAATGGCGGCCTGGCCTAG